The Xenopus tropicalis strain Nigerian chromosome 7, UCB_Xtro_10.0, whole genome shotgun sequence genome includes a region encoding these proteins:
- the bcl9l gene encoding B-cell CLL/lymphoma 9-like protein, translating into MHPESKVANHGNVSSSGVKSQTPNVNQGTKGAGLLSPKANNASPSGVGLISGQNQGSNQAKGQRDPAGDVGEQGETGPAPLEQHPKGELPSRSKRRCVLERKQPYSGDEWCSGADSEEDEKTHAVTRNCSAGESVMSTPTLPGSGSASLPGINDTSSSSTSHGVGPSLRGDGGGSLGPSKTPSQCVYVFTTFLANKAAEAVLQGRTDSILIYHKQNVPRRKLDEVLTQKPSSTQDPGETLPVPSLPTSALQKSTEDPSPAPGQGPATIVSQEIGTDETNQELTPLGNGSSHPASGHSDPPPPLSQPPSTLLPGDNAHLGDANQGDSVTLSTEGLSKEQLEHRERSLQTLRDIERLLLRSSAANESFQKHTSSTGEGPANTPGHIKKYEEPLQSMITQTQSLGGPVMEQDLAGNQTGPDMGHQMSLLMQRMGHDSLTPEQAAWRKLQEEYYAEKRRKEEHIAIHGRSGPEIILRGPPPPYHSKPGEQWPGNRLQVPMEGQESMQLRSGGMPFQGPRFSGRYGAMQNIPLDGVGVMSRPARWGEDMPPIDGGQSNFAQIGMAYSGGIQGEMERFLNPRAREELLRQQLIEKRPGVMQRQLSMPCGQGIEMMITHRQGDPSMFPGETMGAGSAVGMEFGMSRGMLSPTLVQSGTGREIDPTMGGGNLNMNMSVNMNMNLNLQMAPQQQMLLPQKMRGVGDLINSQGGVGSEDLVRTARAQNGSGMVGGPQKMIPGQFPQGQAGFPPGQGSYPGMQQEISMDIFGPDQGPVVGTTRLSHIPVSSTPGTTTSGIGLDHMATSRNLVRRTTELTVNANQMESPVISHIKSPHQGQIHSPIVSSPSSNLKSPLTPGNQMGGLPLSNPPDSLKSPQVLGSSISGRSPNASPGRLKSPQMNAPSPGWASSPKATISSPGIPSSKQGMGLNPTASLGVMDQDGLTSQNPLSLMMSQMSKYAMPSSTPLYHNAIKTIATSDDELLPDRVLLPPGNQHGSTMNPPISLHLNLNSSQSPIGSINIPGQSTLSHEPPSLLAAPGPPMHPSIGPSMQNPLLISSVTQDPCCPGPGTQMMSSNQLVFPSRLQPGHQGGGGSSMQHHYTDDTTSQARLPHRMSDPYGHVLPSVLTDPELGEVIRPSATGIPEFDLSRIMPSEKPSSTLQYFPKGGTQTPKPHPTNMHLLGLQNMMTEQHPGRLGPSLPGPQRSIGMPSLPTMGRTGMVPPPQMVQQNFMMMKQRSVSGEMYPQGAPMLSPQGPLGGHLPGQQSMLVGHQMRQRSVSLDTYIAGPGHLPF; encoded by the exons ATGCACCCTGAAAGCAAAGTGGCCAATCATGGAAATGTTTCCAGCAGTGGTGTAAAGTCACAGACTCCAAATGTGAACCAGGGGACCAAAGGGGCTGGGCTTCTTAGCCCCAAAGCCAATAATGCCTCTCCAAGTGGAGTAGGTCTGATAAGTGGACAGAATCAGGGGTCCAACCAGGCTAAAGGGCAAAGAGATCCAGCTGGAGATGTGGGTGAGCAAGGAGAAACAGGCCCCGCCCCTCTGGAGCAACACCCCAAAG GAGAGTTGCCTTCCCGTAGTAAGCGTCGCTGTGTCTTGGAACGAAAGCAGCCATATAGCGGAGACGAGTGGTGTTCAGGAGCGGACAGCGAGGAGGATGAAAAGACCCATGCTGTCACCCGCA ACTGCAGTGCAGGTGAATCAGTTATGTCTACACCAACATTACCAGGCTCAGGATCTGCTTCTCTTCCTGGGATTAACGACACTAGTTCTTCTAGCACCTCCCATGGAGTTGGCCCCAGCCTGCGTGGGGATGGTGGAGGGTCCTTAGGTCCTTCCAAAACCCCTTCACAATGTGTTTATGTCTTCACAACATTCTTGGCAAACAA AGCAGCAGAAGCTGTTTTACAAGGACGTACTGACTCTATCCTGATTTACCACAAGCAAAATGTGCCCCGTAGAAAGCTGGATGAG GTTTTAACCCAAAAACCTTCAAGTACCCAAGATCCTGGAGAAACGCTTCCTGTACCAAGCCTTCCCACTTCTGCACTACAAAAATCAACAGAAGACCCTTCACCTGCACCTGGTCAGGGTCCTGCAACAATAGTATCGCAGGAAATCGGTACTGATGAGACAAACCAAGAGTTAACTCCGCTAGGTAATGGCAGCAGTCACCCTGCCAGTGGACACTCTGATCCACCACCACCCCTGTCCCAACCACCCAGCACTCTCTTACCTGGGGATAATGCACATTTGGGTGATGCTAACCAGGGAGACAGTGTGACATTAAGCACAGAAGGTCTCTCTAAAGAGCAGCTTGAGCATAGGGAACGCTCTCTTCAGACGCTTAGAGACATTGAAAGGTTGCTTCTCCGAAGTAGTGCAGCCAATGAATCCTTTCAAAAGCACACCTCAAGCACCGGTGAGGGACCTGCCAACACTCCAGGTCATATTAAGAAATATGAAGAGCCTTTGCAATCGATGATAACACAGACACAGAGCTTGGGGGGTCCAGTAATGGAACAAGATCTGGCAGGCAACCAAACTGGGCCTGATATGGGGCACCAGATGAGCCTCTTGATGCAGAGGATGGGTCATGACAGTCTCACTCCAGAGCAAGCTGCATGGAGGAAATTGCAGGAAGAATATTATgcagagaaaaggagaaaagaggAACACATTGCTATACATGGAAGATCGGGGCCTGAAATTATTCTTCGGGGACCACCTCCACCTTATCACAGCAAACCTGGAGAGCAGTGGCCTGGTAATCGTTTACAAGTACCCATGGAGGGCCAAGAATCAATGCAGCTTCGGAGTGGGGGAATGCCATTTCAAGGTCCACGTTTCTCTGGCAGATATGGAGCCATGCAAAATATTCCTTTGGATGGAGTGGGAGTCATGTCAAGACCAGCTCGCTGGGGTGAGGATATGCCACCCATTGATGGAGGGCAAAGTAACTTTGCACAAATTGGTATGGCATACTCTGGAGGTATCCAAGGGGAAATGGAAAGGTTTCTTAACCCTCGTGCCCGTGAGGAACTGCTGCGACAACAGTTGATAGAGAAGCGTCCAGGAGTTATGCAAAGGCAACTATCCATGCCTTGTGGGCAGGGAATTGAAATGATGATAACCCACAGGCAAGGTGACCCTTCCATGTTCCCTGGAGAAACCATGGGAGCAGGTTCTGCTGTGGGCATGGAATTTGGGATGTCTAGAGGAATGCTGAGTCCTACCCTTGTTCAGTCAGGTACAGGGAGGGAAATTGACCCTACAATGGGAGGAGGAAATCTTAATATGAACATGAGTGTGAACATGAATATGAACCTTAACCTCCAAATGGCTCCACAGCAGCAAATGCTTCTGCCCCAAAAAATGAGGGGAGTGGGAGACTTAATAAATTCCCAGGGAGGTGTTGGTTCAGAGGATTTGGTGCGGACAGCACGAGCACAAAATGGAAGTGGCATGGTTGGGGGACCCCAGAAGATGATTCCTGGCCAATTTCCTCAAGGACAGGCAGGGTTTCCCCCAGGGCAAGGTTCATATCCTGGCATGCAGCAGGAGATCAGTATGGACATATTTGGACCAGATCAAGGGCCAGTGGTGGGCACTACAAGGCTTAGCCACATACCAGTTTCCTCCACACCTGGTACCACTACTTCAGGTATTGGGTTAGATCACATGGCTACCAGCAGGAACTTGGTCCGTAGAACTACAGAACTTACAGTAAATGCAAACCAAATGGAATCTCCTGTTATAAGCCACATTAAATCCCCACACCAAGGTCAGATTCATTCACCCATTGTTTCTTCCCCTTCCTCTAACCTAAAGTCTCCCCTAACTCCAGGAAATCAAATGGGTGGCTTGCCTCTGTCCAACCCTCCAGATTCTCTCAAGTCACCCCAGGTGTTGGGCTCATCAATTAGTGGACGCTCACCAAATGCCTCTCCTGGAAGGCTAAAGTCACCACAGATGAATGCACCTTCTCCAGGGTGGGCTTCATCTCCTAAAGCCACCATATCCAGCCCTGGTATACCATCAAGCAAGCAGGGAATGGGCCTAAATCCTACAGCATCTCTTGGTGTTATGGATCAGG atggACTTACTTCTCAAAATCCTTTGTCCTTAATGATGTCCCAGATGTCCAAATATGCTATGCCTAGCTCTACTCCACTGTATCATAATGCCATCAAAACCATTGCCACCTCGGATGACGAGCTTCTTCCCGACCGTGTACTCCTACCACCAGGAAATCAACACG GCTCTACGATGAATCCTCCTATATCTTTGCACTTAAACTTGAACTCCTCACAAAGCCCCATAGGGAGCATAAATATTCCAGGACAGTCAACTCTTTCTCATGAGCCACCATCTCTTCTCGCTGCCCCTGGGCCTCCAATGCATCCATCAATTGGACCCTCCATGCAGAACCCTTTATTAATTTCCTCAGTAACACAAGATCCTTGTTGCCCTGGTCCTGGCACACAAATGATGTCCTCCAACCAGCTGGTCTTCCCATCACGCTTGCAGCCTGGGCACCAAGGAGGGGGAGGCAGCTCCATGCAACACCATTACACAGATGACACAACTTCCCAGGCACGTTTACCCCACAGGATGTCAGATCCTTATGGCCATGTTCTGCCTTCAGTGCTTACTGACCCAGAGTTGGGAGAGGTCATTCGACCATCAGCCACTGGCATCCCAGAATTTGACTTGTCAAGAATCATGCCCTCAGAGAAACCCAGCAGCACTTTGCAGTACTTTCCTAAGGGGGGTACACAGACACCAAAACCACATCCAACGAACATGCACCTTCTGGGACTTCAGAATATGATGACTGAACAACACCCAGGCCGTTTAGGACCAAGTCTTCCAGGCCCACAGCGATCAATTGGAATGCCCTCACTTCCCACCATGGGCAGGACAGGGATGGTGCCTCCACCACAGATGGTGCAACAGAACTTTATGATGATGAAACAGAGGAGTGTATCAGGGGAGATGTACCCACAGGGTGCTCCAATGTTATCTCCCCAAGGCCCTCTTGGTGGGCACTTGCCTGGACAGCAAAGCATGTTGGTTGGACACCAAATGAGGCAGCGCAGTGTCTCCTTGGATACCTATATCGCAGGGCCTGGGCACCTACCATTCTAA